A genome region from Panicum virgatum strain AP13 chromosome 4K, P.virgatum_v5, whole genome shotgun sequence includes the following:
- the LOC120702632 gene encoding uncharacterized protein LOC120702632 encodes MSIEREGGAAASPPRTQLMDRDPSLDCAGTAVADPDRIPAAVFERDDASEPNKDWSMMSTESVFGLQVAPSSDFTGFFLAHPELMDIATPPRSSMVASPPRTSVVDADAKAAPVISPPFDSIPELPENTMKGNYSFAFPNLIEDKRNYSKRTQQEEEPPEAAAPMEPAEAAPAAAQAEEETKRQPSSKREEAPEPEAGKGGLFSCFPCC; translated from the exons atgtcgATCGAGCGCGAGGGTGGcgcggccgcctcgccgcctcggACGCAGCTGATGGACCGGGACCCGTCGCTGGACTGCGCCGGGACGGCGGTGGCCGACCCGGACAGGATCCCCGCGGCGGTGTTCGAGCGGGACGACGCGTCGGAGCCCAACAAGGACTGGAGCATGATGTCCACGGAGTCGGTGTTTGGGCTCCAGGTCGCGCCATCCAGCGACTTCACCGGCTTCTTCCTGGCGCACCCGGAGCTCATGGAcatcgccacgccgccgcgctccagCATGGTCGCCTCGCCACCGCGCACCAGCGTCGTCGACGCCGACGCCAAGGCGGCCCCCGTGATCTCGCCGCCCTTCGACAGCATCCCGGAGCTCCCTGAAAACACCATGAAGGGCAACTACTCCTTCGCTTTCCCAAA CTTGATAGAGGACAAGAGGAACTACTCCAAGAGGActcagcaggaggaggagccgcccGAGGCAGCGGCGCCAAtggaaccagccgaggcggcGCCAGCTGCAGCACAAGCGGAAGAGGAGACGAAGAGGCAGCCAAGCAGCAAGAGGGAGGAAGCTCCGGAGCCGGAGGCAGGAAAGGGCGGCTTGTTCTCGTGCTTCCCCTGCTGCTGA
- the LOC120702631 gene encoding uncharacterized protein LOC120702631 codes for MATDPTPPAAAAAAPRYSLPPVRLPAEDILFCVDVDLEVSAEMKSAASASTASPPPQQQQQPQPGPRPAVRRMDAVKQALLLFVHSKLTMCPDHRFAFASIGETVSMVKKDFSSDVGSAMEAIQSLSASESRYATADLTQLFKIAYHEGKIAESQGRLLRVVLIYCRSSTKPHHQWPVKPKNFTLDIIYLHDKPNADNCPQKVYDALVDALEHVSQYEGYILETGQGLARALFRLMCVLLSHPLQRCIQDDLDIPKQVAKKTLALEAAQNEDGTPVSSQQ; via the exons ATGGCGACGGacccgacgccgccggccgcggcggcggcggcgccgcgctacTCGCTGCCTCCTGtccgcctccccgccgaggACATCCTCTTCTGCGTCGACGTCGACCTCGAGGTGAGCGCCGAGATGAagtccgccgcctccgcttccaccgcgtcgccgcctccgcagcagcagcagcagccgcagccggGGCCCCGGCCCGCGGTGAGGCGGATGGACGCAGTCAAGCAGGCCCTTCTGCTGTTCGTCCACAGCAAGCTAACCATGTGCCCCGACCACCGCTTCGCCTTCGCCTCCATCGGCGAGACCGTCTCCATG GTTAAGAAGGACTTCAGCAGTGATGTTGGTTCAGCAATGGAGGCAATCCAGTCCTTGTCTGCTTCAGAATCAAGATATGCAACGGCTGACCTCACACAGCTCTTCAAGATAGCTTACCATGAAGGGAAAATAGCAGAATCGCAAGGTCGGCTTCTCAGGGTG GTACTTATCTACTGCCGTTCCTCTACTAAGCCACACCATCAGTGGCCTgtaaagccaaagaatttcacTCTGGACATAATCTATCTCCATGACAAGCCAAATGCTGACAACTGTCCACAGAAAGTATATGATGCGTTGGTTGATGCTCTTGAGCATGTCAGCCAGTATGAAGGGTACATTCTCGAGACTGGTCAAGGGCTAGCTCGTGCTCTCTTTCGCCTGATGTGCGTTCTTCTGTCCCATCCCTTGCAACGCTGCATCCAAGATGACCTTGATATTCCCAAACAAGTCGCTAAGAAAACTCTGGCACTTGAAGCTGCGCAGAATGAAGATGGAACGCCAGTCTCCAGCCAGCAGTAA